Proteins found in one Rhodovulum sp. MB263 genomic segment:
- a CDS encoding energy transducer TonB: MKRAGELLAFVPLALALHVGAFALARPPLVGVAGGAGGPGGEALVTLAAAPASYARLAEDWTEAPAPETELAGLPAPEPEPESVPRARPDGFATPLPALPKPAEQHREADFLAPPYPPERRETQRAPDPAPVLRPEARPDLLRKAARSAPPSEARAAQVARGRAEAAEAGAGAAGGAPTLSPARASSLRAEWGARILARVDRSHRYPRGTRASGRALVELVLARDGRLLSARLVRSAGDARLDEAALATVRRAGRLPPAPHGLEAARYSFTLPLRFEWRG, translated from the coding sequence ATGAAACGGGCGGGCGAGCTTCTGGCCTTCGTGCCGCTGGCCCTCGCGCTTCATGTCGGGGCCTTCGCGCTGGCGCGGCCGCCGCTCGTGGGCGTTGCCGGGGGCGCAGGTGGGCCGGGGGGCGAGGCGCTGGTGACGCTGGCGGCGGCGCCTGCTTCCTATGCCAGGCTTGCCGAGGACTGGACCGAGGCCCCGGCGCCCGAGACCGAGCTTGCGGGCCTGCCCGCGCCAGAGCCGGAGCCCGAAAGCGTCCCGCGCGCCAGGCCCGACGGCTTTGCGACGCCCCTTCCGGCTCTGCCGAAGCCTGCCGAACAGCATCGTGAGGCCGATTTCCTCGCGCCCCCCTACCCGCCCGAGAGGCGCGAGACCCAGCGCGCGCCGGACCCGGCGCCGGTGCTTCGGCCCGAGGCCCGCCCGGATCTCCTGCGCAAAGCTGCCCGCTCCGCGCCGCCATCCGAGGCCCGCGCGGCCCAGGTGGCGCGGGGGCGGGCGGAGGCTGCCGAGGCCGGGGCGGGGGCGGCCGGCGGCGCGCCGACGCTGTCGCCCGCCCGGGCCTCGTCGCTACGGGCCGAATGGGGCGCGCGGATCCTGGCGCGGGTCGATCGCAGCCACCGCTATCCGCGCGGTACGCGGGCCAGCGGCCGGGCGCTGGTCGAGCTGGTCCTGGCGCGCGACGGACGGCTTCTGTCGGCCCGGCTGGTCCGGAGTGCGGGCGATGCGAGGCTCGACGAGGCGGCGCTGGCGACGGTGCGTCGGGCCGGGCGCTTACCGCCCGCCCCCCACGGGCTCGAGGCCGCGCGCTACAGCTTCACGCTTCCGCTCCGGTTCGAGTGGCGAGGATAG
- a CDS encoding ABC transporter ATP-binding protein codes for MTELELSHLTVRRGACPVVDDVTARLSPGDCVGLVGPNGAGKTTLMRAALGLLPHKGTSSLARLPAPERARTAAWLPQTREIAWPVSVETLVALGRTPHLGPGQRPGPADRAAVDAAMARLELGGFATRCATELSGGEQARVLIARALAQEAPILMADEPIAGLDPAHQFTTMALFARLAAEGRLVMVSLHDLGLAVRFCTRLLLMHRGRLVADGPPRAVLSEANLAEVFGLRAYLAETPDGPVFQPLEVVR; via the coding sequence ATGACCGAGCTTGAGCTTTCGCATCTGACCGTCCGGCGCGGCGCCTGCCCTGTGGTCGACGATGTCACCGCGCGGCTGTCACCGGGCGACTGCGTGGGCCTTGTCGGTCCCAATGGCGCGGGCAAGACCACATTGATGCGCGCAGCCCTCGGCCTTCTGCCGCACAAGGGCACATCGAGCCTCGCGCGCCTCCCCGCGCCCGAGCGTGCCCGCACCGCTGCCTGGCTGCCGCAAACGCGCGAGATCGCCTGGCCGGTCAGCGTCGAGACCCTGGTCGCGCTTGGCCGCACGCCGCATCTGGGGCCGGGCCAGCGTCCCGGACCCGCCGACCGTGCCGCCGTTGACGCCGCGATGGCCCGCCTCGAACTTGGCGGTTTCGCCACGCGCTGCGCGACCGAGCTGTCTGGGGGCGAACAGGCGCGGGTGCTGATCGCCCGGGCGCTGGCGCAGGAGGCGCCGATCCTGATGGCCGACGAACCCATTGCCGGGCTCGACCCGGCGCATCAGTTCACCACCATGGCGCTGTTCGCGCGCCTCGCCGCCGAAGGCCGCCTCGTGATGGTCTCGCTCCACGATCTGGGGCTGGCGGTCCGGTTCTGCACCCGGCTTCTGCTAATGCATCGCGGCCGTCTGGTGGCCGACGGCCCGCCCCGCGCGGTACTGAGCGAGGCCAATCTGGCCGAGGTCTTCGGGCTGCGCGCCTATCTGGCCGAGACCCCCGACGGCCCGGTCTTCCAGCCGCTCGAGGTGGTGCGATGA
- a CDS encoding formate dehydrogenase subunit delta — MTPDKLAYMANQIATAFARLPDDEAEAAIAAHIDQFWDPRMRARLLILAETPGAGLSDRARGAAALIRRPQTA, encoded by the coding sequence ATGACCCCTGACAAGCTTGCCTACATGGCCAACCAGATCGCGACCGCCTTCGCCCGCCTGCCCGATGACGAGGCAGAAGCCGCCATCGCCGCCCATATCGACCAGTTCTGGGATCCGCGCATGCGGGCACGACTGCTGATCCTGGCCGAGACCCCGGGCGCGGGTCTGTCCGACCGGGCCCGGGGCGCGGCCGCGCTGATCCGACGCCCCCAAACCGCCTGA
- the cueR gene encoding Cu(I)-responsive transcriptional regulator produces MNIGDISKVTGLPAKTIRYYEEIGLIRPARGDNGYRHFSETDRHNLTFLGRARSLGFSIEECRALLALYTDKERASANVKQIARVHLAQIEAKIAELQAMRATLAELVSACAGDQRPDCPILKGLAGEG; encoded by the coding sequence ATGAATATCGGCGACATCTCGAAGGTCACCGGGCTGCCGGCCAAGACCATCCGCTATTACGAGGAGATCGGTCTGATCCGTCCGGCCCGGGGCGACAATGGCTACCGGCATTTCTCGGAAACCGACCGGCACAACCTGACCTTTCTGGGCCGGGCCCGGTCGCTCGGCTTCTCGATCGAGGAATGCCGGGCGCTTCTGGCGCTTTACACCGACAAGGAGCGCGCCAGCGCCAATGTGAAGCAGATCGCCCGCGTCCATCTGGCGCAGATCGAGGCCAAGATCGCCGAGTTGCAGGCGATGCGCGCCACCTTGGCCGAGCTGGTCTCGGCCTGTGCGGGCGATCAGCGTCCCGATTGTCCGATCCTGAAGGGGCTGGCGGGCGAGGGCTGA
- a CDS encoding iron ABC transporter permease: MRGQGLFWALALLVAALFGLSLLIGPAGLSVGDSLSALLAGRGEAAVLVMREIRLPRAILAVLVGASLGLSGAALQGYMRNPLAEPGLIGVSSSAALGAVLALQTGLASAHVLALPASALTGALIAVSLLLLLAGPRGGAFTLILAGIALSALAGALTQLVLNLSPNPYATADIVFWLMGSLADRSFTHVWLALPLTLLGWLMLAGLGRGLDALTLGEDAAAALGIRLGRMRLALVLGVAASVGAGVAVAGAIGFVGLIVPHLLRPLVGARPGRLLAASALGGAALLLAADIGVRLVLPDRDLKLGVVTALIGAPLFIRLIYRTRAEAGA; this comes from the coding sequence ATGAGGGGGCAGGGGCTCTTCTGGGCGCTTGCGCTGCTGGTGGCGGCGCTTTTCGGGCTGTCGCTGCTGATCGGTCCGGCCGGGTTGTCGGTCGGCGACAGCCTCTCGGCGCTGCTGGCCGGGCGCGGTGAGGCGGCGGTGCTGGTCATGCGCGAGATCCGGCTGCCACGCGCGATCCTTGCCGTGCTGGTGGGTGCGAGCCTCGGGCTCTCGGGTGCGGCCCTTCAGGGCTACATGCGCAACCCGCTGGCCGAGCCCGGTCTGATCGGCGTCTCGTCGAGTGCCGCGCTGGGCGCGGTGCTGGCGCTGCAAACGGGGCTCGCCTCGGCGCATGTGCTGGCGCTGCCGGCCTCGGCGCTGACCGGCGCGCTGATCGCCGTCTCGCTGCTGCTGCTTCTGGCCGGACCGCGCGGTGGGGCCTTCACGCTGATCCTCGCGGGCATCGCCCTTTCGGCGCTGGCGGGCGCGCTGACGCAACTGGTGCTGAACCTCTCGCCCAATCCTTACGCCACGGCCGATATCGTCTTCTGGCTGATGGGTTCGCTGGCCGACCGGTCCTTCACCCATGTCTGGCTGGCGCTGCCGCTGACGCTTCTGGGCTGGTTGATGCTGGCCGGGCTCGGCCGCGGGCTCGATGCCCTGACGCTGGGCGAGGATGCGGCGGCGGCGCTGGGCATCCGGCTCGGGCGGATGCGCCTCGCGCTGGTCCTGGGTGTCGCGGCCTCGGTGGGCGCGGGGGTGGCGGTCGCGGGCGCCATCGGCTTTGTCGGTCTGATCGTGCCGCATCTGCTGCGCCCGCTGGTGGGCGCCCGGCCCGGGCGGCTGCTGGCGGCCTCGGCGCTGGGCGGCGCGGCCCTTCTGCTGGCCGCCGATATCGGCGTGCGGCTGGTGCTGCCCGACCGCGATCTCAAGCTGGGCGTCGTGACCGCGCTGATCGGGGCGCCGCTGTTCATCCGGCTGATCTACCGCACCCGGGCGGAGGCGGGCGCATGA
- a CDS encoding biopolymer transporter ExbD, whose protein sequence is MLDFGEDDRQRRQGESIVPMINVVFLLLIFFLMSARLVPPAPFETAPPQADGAEPATGDMLHLSAAGDLAFGDLRGEAVFAALAARPEGAGPLVIRADAGVEAAALARIAARLTAEGQGPLRLVTVPR, encoded by the coding sequence ATGCTCGACTTCGGCGAGGACGACCGGCAGCGCAGGCAGGGCGAAAGCATCGTGCCGATGATCAATGTCGTCTTCCTTTTGCTGATCTTCTTTCTGATGAGCGCGCGGCTGGTGCCGCCCGCCCCCTTCGAGACCGCACCGCCGCAGGCGGACGGGGCCGAGCCCGCCACGGGTGACATGTTGCATCTGTCGGCCGCGGGCGATCTGGCCTTCGGCGATCTGCGGGGCGAGGCGGTCTTCGCGGCGCTCGCCGCCCGTCCCGAGGGCGCGGGGCCGCTGGTGATCCGGGCCGATGCCGGGGTCGAGGCGGCAGCGCTGGCACGTATTGCCGCGCGGCTGACGGCCGAGGGGCAAGGCCCGTTGCGGCTGGTGACGGTGCCGCGATGA
- the fdhD gene encoding formate dehydrogenase accessory sulfurtransferase FdhD, with the protein MRPWTTSQVQSLGPDGAAPDIRRLAEEVPVALCYDGTTHAVMLASPADLEDFALGFSLGEGIVERPDQIARIERADHDEGIELRIWLAPGLGARLAGRRRSMAGPVGCGLCGVESLAAASRPLPVLPSDGLHLTPPEIAEAMTALSLGQELHGATRAAHAAGFWTRAEGLVALCEDVGRHNALDKLVGRLARMGRDASGGAILLTSRVSIEMVQKAVLARAPALIAVSAPTARAVAAAEAAGLTLVARARGANFDIHTHARRIAAAEIPHDP; encoded by the coding sequence ATGCGGCCCTGGACAACATCGCAGGTGCAGAGCCTCGGCCCCGACGGGGCCGCGCCCGACATCCGGCGGCTGGCCGAGGAGGTGCCGGTCGCGCTGTGCTATGACGGCACGACCCATGCGGTGATGCTGGCCAGCCCCGCCGATCTCGAGGATTTCGCCCTGGGATTCTCGCTGGGCGAAGGCATCGTCGAGCGCCCCGATCAGATCGCGCGGATCGAGCGTGCAGATCACGACGAGGGGATCGAGCTGCGGATCTGGCTGGCGCCCGGGCTGGGCGCGCGTCTGGCCGGGCGGCGGCGCAGCATGGCGGGGCCGGTCGGCTGCGGGCTTTGCGGTGTCGAAAGCCTTGCCGCCGCGAGCCGGCCGCTGCCGGTGCTGCCATCGGATGGCCTGCACCTGACGCCGCCCGAGATCGCCGAAGCGATGACCGCGCTGAGCCTCGGTCAGGAGTTGCACGGCGCGACGCGGGCGGCCCATGCGGCGGGGTTCTGGACCCGCGCGGAGGGGCTGGTTGCGCTTTGCGAGGATGTCGGACGGCACAATGCGCTCGACAAGCTGGTGGGGCGGCTGGCGCGGATGGGGCGCGACGCCTCGGGCGGCGCGATCCTGCTGACCTCGCGGGTCTCGATCGAGATGGTGCAGAAGGCGGTTCTTGCCCGGGCGCCCGCCCTGATCGCGGTCTCGGCCCCGACCGCCCGCGCCGTCGCCGCGGCCGAGGCCGCGGGGCTGACCCTCGTCGCCCGGGCGCGCGGCGCGAATTTCGACATCCACACCCATGCCCGGCGGATAGCTGCGGCGGAGATCCCCCATGACCCCTGA
- a CDS encoding biopolymer transporter ExbD, which produces MFSFDTPRPPRRPSLTPMIDVVFLLLVFFMIAARFGPEAGIGIVAAQGGGAGDWQGPPRLIEVRPDGLSLNGQVMAPDAIATELARITPAPGDPVLLRARDGADLQALVDAMDALGRAGVAGLMLVE; this is translated from the coding sequence ATGTTCAGCTTCGACACGCCCCGGCCGCCACGCCGCCCGAGCCTCACGCCGATGATCGACGTGGTCTTCCTGCTGCTTGTCTTCTTCATGATCGCCGCCCGCTTCGGCCCCGAGGCGGGGATCGGGATCGTCGCGGCACAAGGCGGGGGGGCGGGCGACTGGCAGGGGCCGCCAAGGCTGATCGAGGTGCGCCCGGACGGGCTGTCCCTGAACGGGCAGGTGATGGCGCCCGACGCCATTGCCACAGAGCTGGCGCGGATCACGCCCGCGCCGGGCGATCCGGTCCTGCTGCGCGCCCGGGACGGGGCCGACCTGCAGGCGCTGGTCGATGCGATGGACGCGCTCGGCCGGGCCGGGGTCGCGGGGCTCATGCTGGTGGAGTGA
- a CDS encoding heavy metal translocating P-type ATPase, producing the protein MTAMTTTRLKLEGLHCAGCVRRVERALTELPDVGAARVNLATGSAEIEHSGPVAPLIGAVEGVGFGVGQTEIALAVEGATCASCTGRIERTLMAQPGVLGAAMNLASGEARVTVAEGLDDAAALARAVTEVGYPSRPLGAEDRPEPGAAQAAEARGLARRAWTAGLLALPVVLLEMGGHVAPGAREALAGIVSETGLRIVSFLLTTAILAGPGRAFFVKGVPLLLKGAPDMNALVALGTAAAWAYSTLATFAPGLLPEGTAHIYFEAAAVIVTLILIGRSLEARARGRTGEAIRHLLGLQPRSARVVTENGLEERPVEQLAPGDLIEIRPGERIPTDGEIVEGQGPVDESMLTGEPMPVDKAPGDAVTGGTVNGASALRFRATRVGRDTALAQIVAMVETAQGAKLPVQALADRITGIFVPAVLVVAALTVALWLIVGPDPALGLALVAGVSVLIVACPCAMGLATPTSVMVGTGRAAEMGVLFRKGDALQSLSGVATVAFDKTGTLTEGHPELTGIRLADGFERDDVLAAAAALEARSEHPLARAILAAAPDHPEAEGVEALPGFGVRGRIGGRDVLVGAERLMAREGIALGPLEAEAATLAATGATPVFVAIDGGAAGVLALADPIKPSARAAIAGLHRMGVATALITGDTEPTARAVAAELGIDHVVAGVLPGGKVEALEGLRAEGPVAFVGDGLNDAPALAAADVGLAIGTGTDVAIEAGDVVLMSGDPQGVVNALHVSRRTLANIRQNLFWAFAYNVALIPVAAGVLYPLNGLLLSPMLAAGAMACSSLFVLSNALRLRGLGPLEAGS; encoded by the coding sequence ATGACCGCAATGACCACAACCAGACTGAAACTCGAAGGGCTGCATTGCGCGGGCTGCGTGCGTCGGGTCGAGCGCGCCCTGACCGAGCTGCCCGATGTCGGTGCCGCCCGGGTCAATCTTGCCACCGGCTCGGCCGAGATCGAGCATTCGGGCCCGGTCGCGCCGCTGATCGGGGCCGTCGAGGGCGTGGGCTTCGGCGTGGGCCAGACCGAGATCGCGCTGGCGGTCGAGGGTGCCACCTGTGCCTCCTGCACCGGCCGGATCGAGCGGACGCTCATGGCCCAGCCCGGTGTGCTCGGGGCGGCGATGAACCTTGCGAGCGGTGAGGCCCGCGTCACCGTCGCCGAAGGGCTGGACGACGCCGCCGCGCTCGCCCGAGCGGTGACCGAGGTCGGCTATCCGTCCCGCCCGCTGGGTGCCGAGGACCGGCCCGAGCCCGGCGCAGCCCAGGCCGCCGAGGCCCGTGGGCTTGCCCGCCGGGCCTGGACCGCGGGACTTCTGGCGCTGCCGGTCGTGCTGCTGGAAATGGGCGGACATGTGGCGCCCGGTGCCCGCGAGGCGCTCGCCGGGATCGTCTCCGAGACCGGTCTGCGCATCGTCTCCTTCCTGCTGACCACCGCGATCCTCGCCGGTCCCGGCCGCGCCTTCTTCGTCAAGGGCGTGCCGCTCCTGCTGAAGGGCGCGCCCGACATGAATGCTCTGGTCGCGCTCGGCACCGCCGCCGCCTGGGCCTATTCGACCCTTGCAACCTTCGCCCCCGGCCTGCTGCCCGAAGGCACGGCGCATATCTATTTCGAGGCCGCCGCGGTCATCGTCACCCTGATCCTGATCGGCCGCAGCCTCGAGGCCCGCGCCCGCGGCCGCACCGGCGAGGCGATCCGGCATCTTCTGGGCCTGCAGCCGCGCAGCGCCCGGGTGGTGACCGAAAATGGCCTCGAGGAACGGCCCGTCGAGCAACTCGCGCCCGGCGATCTGATCGAGATCCGGCCCGGCGAGCGCATCCCGACCGATGGCGAGATCGTCGAGGGCCAGGGCCCGGTCGACGAATCGATGCTGACCGGCGAGCCGATGCCGGTCGACAAGGCGCCCGGCGACGCAGTCACGGGCGGCACCGTCAATGGCGCCTCCGCGCTGAGATTCCGCGCCACCCGGGTCGGCCGCGATACCGCGCTGGCCCAGATCGTGGCGATGGTCGAGACGGCGCAGGGCGCCAAGCTGCCGGTGCAGGCGCTGGCCGACCGGATCACCGGCATCTTCGTTCCCGCCGTCCTCGTCGTCGCGGCGCTGACCGTGGCGCTCTGGCTGATTGTCGGTCCCGACCCGGCGCTGGGGCTTGCGCTGGTCGCGGGCGTCTCGGTGCTGATCGTCGCCTGTCCCTGCGCCATGGGGCTGGCCACGCCGACCTCGGTGATGGTGGGCACGGGCCGCGCTGCCGAAATGGGGGTTCTCTTCCGCAAGGGCGATGCGCTGCAAAGCCTGTCGGGCGTCGCGACGGTCGCCTTCGACAAGACCGGCACCCTGACCGAGGGCCATCCCGAACTGACCGGTATCCGGCTGGCCGACGGCTTTGAAAGGGACGATGTCCTGGCCGCTGCCGCCGCGCTCGAGGCCCGCTCGGAGCATCCGCTTGCCCGCGCCATCCTGGCCGCCGCGCCAGATCATCCCGAGGCCGAAGGGGTCGAGGCGTTGCCCGGTTTCGGCGTCCGGGGACGGATCGGCGGCCGTGACGTCCTGGTGGGCGCCGAACGGCTGATGGCGCGCGAGGGCATCGCGCTCGGGCCCCTCGAGGCCGAGGCCGCGACGCTGGCCGCCACGGGGGCGACGCCCGTTTTCGTGGCCATCGACGGAGGGGCGGCGGGCGTGCTGGCGCTGGCCGACCCGATCAAGCCCTCGGCGCGCGCGGCGATCGCGGGGCTCCACCGGATGGGGGTCGCGACCGCGCTGATCACCGGCGATACCGAGCCGACCGCGCGCGCCGTCGCGGCCGAGCTTGGCATCGACCATGTCGTGGCGGGCGTTCTGCCCGGCGGCAAGGTCGAGGCGCTGGAGGGGCTTCGCGCCGAGGGCCCGGTCGCCTTCGTCGGCGACGGGCTGAATGACGCGCCCGCACTGGCCGCGGCCGATGTGGGGCTTGCCATCGGCACCGGCACCGATGTCGCCATCGAGGCGGGCGACGTGGTGCTGATGTCGGGCGATCCGCAGGGCGTGGTCAATGCGCTCCATGTCAGCCGCCGGACTCTGGCCAATATCCGCCAGAACCTGTTCTGGGCCTTCGCCTATAACGTCGCGCTGATCCCGGTGGCGGCAGGCGTGCTCTATCCGCTGAACGGCCTTCTCCTGTCGCCGATGCTGGCCGCGGGCGCGATGGCCTGCTCGAGCCTCTTCGTGCTGTCGAACGCGCTTCGGCTGCGCGGGCTCGGCCCGCTGGAGGCCGGGTCATGA
- a CDS encoding MotA/TolQ/ExbB proton channel family protein → MIDPILSFLHTGGAAMWAIAGLSVATLSLILWKLWGLARMGAFAGARAERAVRLWQEGAREAAADALAGRVGLRARLVRAAIGALALGLPEAKAREETTRVARRLLVEARAGLRALELIAVIAPLLGLLGTVLGMIDAFQALQAAGSAADPADLAGGIWEALLTTAAGMAVAIPAAVSLSWFESVADSARADMEDLATRLFLAAEAG, encoded by the coding sequence ATGATCGACCCGATCCTGTCCTTCCTTCACACCGGCGGCGCGGCGATGTGGGCCATCGCGGGCCTGTCGGTCGCGACGCTCAGCCTGATCCTCTGGAAGCTCTGGGGCCTCGCGCGGATGGGCGCCTTCGCGGGCGCCCGGGCCGAACGCGCCGTGCGGCTCTGGCAGGAGGGGGCGCGCGAGGCGGCGGCCGACGCGCTTGCGGGCCGGGTCGGACTGCGCGCCCGGCTGGTCCGCGCGGCCATTGGGGCGCTGGCGCTGGGCCTGCCCGAGGCGAAGGCGCGCGAGGAAACCACCCGCGTCGCCCGGCGCCTGCTGGTCGAGGCGCGCGCGGGGCTTCGGGCACTGGAACTGATCGCGGTGATCGCGCCGCTTCTGGGTCTTCTCGGCACGGTTCTGGGCATGATCGATGCGTTCCAGGCGCTGCAAGCGGCGGGCTCGGCGGCCGACCCGGCCGATCTGGCGGGCGGCATCTGGGAGGCGCTTCTGACCACGGCCGCCGGCATGGCGGTGGCAATCCCGGCGGCGGTCTCGCTCAGCTGGTTCGAATCCGTGGCCGACAGCGCCCGCGCCGACATGGAAGACCTCGCGACCCGGCTGTTCCTTGCGGCGGAGGCGGGCTGA